A window of bacterium genomic DNA:
CCTGGACGAATCGCTCCAGCGCGGCCAGCCGCGCCGCCGGCTGCGAGGTCAGCTCGGCATAGACCCCCTGCGCGTACCACTGCAGGATCGTCGGACCGCCGCCGGGATTCTCCAGTTCCTCGGCCAGGGCCAGGCCCAGGTCGAGCGCATCGTTGGCGTAGGGCGCCGCCGGGTTGTCGAGGGCGATGACGGCGAAGCGATCCCGCGCCGTCGCGTAGTGGCCCTCGGCCAGGTCGAGTCTTGCCAGATGGTAGTGCGCATGACCACCGGCCTGCCTGAACTCGGGATCGCGCCCCAGCGCCGTCAGGACCTGGCGCCCGCGCGCGGTGTCTCCCGCGGCCAGGTAGCACTCGCCCAGGGTCAGACGCACCATCGCCAGCCCTTCGGTGGGCAGGTTCATGTCGGTGGCCAGCCTCTCGAGCCCGCGCGCCGCCTCGCGCGCCTCGCCGAGCACGTCGCGGCGATAGGTGGCCAGCCGGATCCGCGACGAGTAGAGGAACTCGCTGCCCGGGTTCACCGCGCGCACGCGGGCCAGAATTTCGTCGAACCGGACCGCAGCCGCCCGCGGATCCGGACCCAGCAAGCCGCGCCCGAGCGCCAGTTCACAGGTCTCGGCCAGGAGGTCGGCGGCGCGGACACGCAGGCTGGGCGCGCCGCTCGCGGCGCCACTCAGCGCATCCAGCGTCCCGAGCAGGTAATCGATGGTCGCCTGGGCCTCGATGGCCGATGGGGACGCCATGGACGGCCGGGCCGCGGCGGTGGCCGGGGCGTCGACAACATCCTGTGCACGCTCGCGCATCAGCACCACCGCGTTCTGCAGCAGGAGCAGTGCACCGTCGGGCCGCGTCGCCAGCGGCGCCACCAGCGCCACCGCCGGAGCCGCCTGTCCTTCGACTACCATCAGGTTGGCCACCAGCACGAGCGCCGCCGCCGAACCGTCGGGCCGCTGCGCGGATGCCAGCAACCGCGCGCGGAAGCGGTCGCCGAGACCGCGCTTGTACGGCCCCTCCAGCAGCGCCGTGCGCAACAACGCCAGGTTGTAGGGACCGGACACCAGCTCGGCGTGGGCTTCATCCGCTGCGTCCTCCTGCCGGTCGACCGCCAGGAGGACAGCGGCCCGCTCAAGACCCTGGAACCGCGGTTCACGCAGCACCACGCGCAACGAATCGATCAGCCCCAGGGCCACCACCGGGCGCCCGGCCGCGCGCAGCATTTCCACCGACACGAGGCCCGAGCTGCGGAGATTCGGGCTGTTGGCCAGGAATCGATCCAGGGCCAGCCGTGCCGAATCGGGCTGGTCGAGGGCCAGAAGCGACGATGCCAGTTCGCGCCACAGTGACGGATTGAGCGGTTGTTCCGCCACGGCCCGGCGACAGAGCGCGGCGGCCGCCGCATGATCGCCCCGCAACTGTTCCAACTCGATGCGTCGCGTCACGAGCTCGCGTGTCAGTGCCGAATGCTGGGCCAGTTCGTCGAGCAGTGCCGCTGCACGTGCGGCGCTGCCCAGCACCAGCAGGCGGTCCAGTTCGCTCAGCCGTCGCCGCAACTCGATCACATCGACGCCGGTCAGCGTCTGGGGGCGCATCATTCTCTCCTGCGGGAAGCCGGGAATCTCGGGGAGTCCCGGCGCCCGCCCACCGTCCTGGGCCAACGCGATGGCTGTGGGCAACACCGCCAGCACGAAGCAGAACGCCACACAGGACTTCACGCAGCGCGGCGCGCGGCGCGCCAACGCCGCCGTAACCCGGCGACGGGGATGCATGCACCACCGGTTCATGGCAACACCCCGTCACGGCCCGGCGGCATCACGCGCTGGAGCGAATCGATGGCCGCGAAATAGCGGCGCACCAGGTCACGGTACTCGAGCGGCGCATCCTCGAGGCGCTGGTAACGCTGCAGCGCCGAGGCCCCGCCCTCCGTGTCCGCTGCGCCATCGCGCCCCTTCTGCGCGTCGAACGTGCGCCTGGCGGTGCGGCTTTCGCGGCGGGAGCTGTAGTCGCGCTCGCGCACCGAATTGCGGGCATCGAGCAGCCGGCCCAGGATCCGGTCCTGGCGCAGCAGGACTTCCTGGTCGACCTGCCCGCCGCCGAGGTCGTCGCCCACCCGTTCCATCTGGCGACCCAGTTCCTCCATGTCGCCGAGCAGACGCGCACCCTCCCCGGCCGGGCGTTCACGCTCCTGCTCGGTGAGCCGGGCCAGTTCCTTTCCAAGTTCGCCCTGCTGCTCGCCCAGGCGCTGCATCTGCGACCGGGTCTGCTGGCTGATGCCGCGATCGGCCAACATGCGCCGCAACTCCTCGGTGGCCCCGTTCAGTTCGGCCTGCTGGCGCGCCAGTTCCTGCAACTGCTCGCTGGCCGACTGCTGCCCGCCGCCACCGCCGCCCCCACTGCTGGACATCTGCGCTTCGGTCAGCAGGCCGATGACGATGCGATTCGATTCCGCGAGGCTGCGCCCGGACTGGTCCCGCGCCTCAGCGGCGCGTCCCTCGTCGAGCGCACGCACACCGCCGCCCATCAACTCGACGAGCCCGTCCATTTTTTCCAGCAGCTTCAGGATCCGGTTCGGGGCTTCCTCGAGCAGCCCGGCCAGGCGTTCACGCGTGCCGACGGCGGCCTTCTGCAGCCGGTGCTGCTGGCGCGTCAACTCAAGGTTGCGCACATCCTGCAGCTGCGGCGGGATGCGGTTGCCCAGTTCCTCCTGCCGCGCGGACAAGGCCAGCAGGTCGGCCGCCAGGCCACGCAGTGACGACACCTGTTCCATCTTCATCGCCGCCTGCATCGCCTGTTGCGACGCCACCAGGACGCTGTAGAGCGAACCGAGATCCCGGAGCGCCTGCTGTTGCATCTTCGCCGCCTCGCCCGGGTCCATCTTCTGCAGCATCTCCGAGGCGCTCCCCATGCTGCCCGAGGACTGCTGCTTCTTCAGCTTCTCGAGGGCCTCGCGCAGCGCCTTCTCCTGCGCTGATGTGTCCTTCTTCTCGCCCTTCTCGCCCTTCTCGCCCTTCTCGCCGGACTCGCCTTTCTCGCCGGACTCGCTCTTTTCCCCGGACTCGCCCTGCTCGCCGTCGGGGCTCTTCTCCCCGGCCACCGATTCGCTTTGTTCGGCCAGCGCCTGCTCGAGCTTCTCGCGAAGCTGCTCGAGCTCCGCCGCCAGGGCTTCCTGTCGCCGCGCGAGCTCGTCCGCGGATGGGGATTCCTCGCTGCTCCCGGCCTTCGGGTCTGCGCCTTCGCGCTTGGCCTCGAGGTCGCGACTGAGTTCGGCCAGCTCCTGCTGTCGCCTCATCATGTCCTCGATCAGCGACGTCAATCCTTCGAACCGTTGTTCATCGGCCATGCGCTTCATCGTGGCGAGTGCCGCGTCCAACCGGCGGGCCATGTCCTTCTGCGCCTGGGCGACCTCGTCCATGGCCTGGGCCACCTGGTCAGGAGCCACCTGGCCGCCGGGTTGTTCGAGTTTTTCGAGCAACGCCGCGAGTTGATCGGCATCCGGCGGCGAGAGAAGCTCGGCCAGCTGTTCAGCCCGTTCGAGCTGGGCTTCCGAGGTAAGCTTGCCGCCCGCAAGCTGTTCCATCTGCCGCCGCAGTTCCTCGGCCACACGCGCCAGTTCCTGCTGCAGGGCCTGTTGACGCTGCACGGCTGCCTCGATCTCCTGCTGCCGTGCCCAGTCGGGCACCGGGTTCTTCATCAGTTCCCGGGCCAGCCGCTCGAGGTCGGCGTCGAGTTGCCGGCCACGGCGACGCGCTTCCTCCAGTTCCTCGCGGCCCTGCTGCGCGGACTCGGCCTGCGCTGCCAGCACATCGGAGGCCGAAGGCAGGGCCAGGCGCAGGACGGTCGAGCGCGCCACCTGCCCGTCGCCGGGAGATCGATTGTCGCGTGCCTCGACAACCAGCTCGAGGACGTCGCCGGGAACCAGTTCCAGGTCGCCGGCCTCGATCTCCAGCGCCAGCGCGGCGCGCAAGGGCGCGTCGCCCGCAGCGAGATCGCGCACCTTGAGGCGCAGTTCCCCGACCGCGGTGCGCAACGTCAGCCACGTGCCCGTCGCTTCCGGGCCGAAGGCCGTGCGTCCCGGCGCATCCGGCCCTGTTCCGCGATCCCCGCCCGTGCCGGCCAGGAGTTCCAGTCGCCTCAGGCCGAAATCGTCGGTGGCCTCGACAAGGAGCGTCAGGCGTCCGTCCAGCGGCAACAGCCCGTCGTCGCCCGGCCGGGACAGATCCACCTGCGGAGGATGGTCGGCCAGGACGGCCAGGCGATAGCCCAGCGGTTCGGGCGACTCCAGTCCGTAGTCGTCGCGCAGCCCGACCGTGAACGCCAGTTCGCTGTGGACCGTCAGGTCGATCGCAATGCCGGCGCCGTCGACGACCATCGGCAGGCTGTCGCCCGCAGCGGTGTTC
This region includes:
- a CDS encoding tetratricopeptide repeat protein: MAFCFVLAVLPTAIALAQDGGRAPGLPEIPGFPQERMMRPQTLTGVDVIELRRRLSELDRLLVLGSAARAAALLDELAQHSALTRELVTRRIELEQLRGDHAAAAALCRRAVAEQPLNPSLWRELASSLLALDQPDSARLALDRFLANSPNLRSSGLVSVEMLRAAGRPVVALGLIDSLRVVLREPRFQGLERAAVLLAVDRQEDAADEAHAELVSGPYNLALLRTALLEGPYKRGLGDRFRARLLASAQRPDGSAAALVLVANLMVVEGQAAPAVALVAPLATRPDGALLLLQNAVVLMRERAQDVVDAPATAAARPSMASPSAIEAQATIDYLLGTLDALSGAASGAPSLRVRAADLLAETCELALGRGLLGPDPRAAAVRFDEILARVRAVNPGSEFLYSSRIRLATYRRDVLGEAREAARGLERLATDMNLPTEGLAMVRLTLGECYLAAGDTARGRQVLTALGRDPEFRQAGGHAHYHLARLDLAEGHYATARDRFAVIALDNPAAPYANDALDLGLALAEELENPGGGPTILQWYAQGVYAELTSQPAARLAALERFVQEATARLDTSEPQHLLERGRFELAKALVAAGRRDEAATQLEAIVAQHPRGRFPGAALQMLGRLRLEDGRNDLAREAWERLLAQYPGFLFSDDVRDELRRLPR